Genomic window (Halorhodospira halophila):
CGCAGGACTCATGCAGGGTCTCGAGCTGGGCGCCAGAGAGCTCCACCTGCCCGCCCGGCTCGAGACTGACCGAGGCGCCCCCCTCGCGCTTGAGGGCGATGATCCGCCCGTCTTCGCGGACCGGGTGCCAGCCGAAACGCACCAGCCCCTCGAGGAAGGCACCGATACCGCGCGGACCCTCGTAGGGGACCGGGCTGAAGTCCTCCAGATGGTGGACGAACTTCTCATGCTCCGTGCCGATCCGCCACTGCTCCGGAGGCCGGGCTCCGCGTTCGAGATGTTCCGCAAGCTGAGCGACATCGGTCACCGGCTCACCGGGCTGGCTGGGGATTCCTGACATTTCGCTCCTCGGTCCGGCTCAGGGCAAGGCCGGCTATCTTACCCGTCCGCGTCGACGGTTTCGACGAAGGCCGCCTCTTCGCCGGACGGCGGCTGGGCCGTGCGCAGCTGCGCATCGAGCACCGCCTCATCAGCCTCGGAAGGATCACGCCCCTCGGCCAGTCGCTTGCGCAGGCGCTCGCGCAGCGTCTGCTCGTCGGCCCGTACATGCAGGATACGGAATCGGCAACCGGTGCGCGCAGCCAGCTCCAGGAAGGGCCGACGCCGCTCGGCCTTGAGGAACGCGGCATCCACCACCACCGAAAACCCGGCCTCCAGCGCACGCTCAGCCTGCTCCTGCAGCCGCTCGTAAGTGCGCTGCGTGGCTTCCGGGGTGTACAACCCGCTGTCCAGGGCGGAGTCGGAGCGCGCCCGCGGATCCAGGCCGAACAGCCGCTTGCGCTCGACATCCGAACGCAGACGCACGAATCCCCGCTCCTCGACCAGGCGACGGGCCCGTGTGCTTTTGCCGGAACCCGACAGCCCGTAGGTGATCACCAGCTCCGGCGTCTGCGCCGCCGTGTATCCATGGGCCAGCTGGACGTGCTCGGCCAGGGCCTCCCGGGCGGCACAGCCGGCACCCTGCTCGGCCTCATGCCCGTTGATCTTGGCCCGCACCAGCGCCCGGTAGACGGCGTAGAGGGGCAGCAGCGGCAGAGCCTGGTAGTCGCCACTGTGCTCCAGGTAGCGGTCAAGGAAGCGATACCGCATCCGCCGGGCACCTTCAAAATCCAGGTCCATGACAGTGAAGGCGATCTCGCTGGCGGTATCGATCCAGCGCAGGGCCGGATTGAACTCGATGCCATCGAAGATGATGGGCGCGTCGTCGTGCCAGGCCACGTTACCCAAGTGCAGATCGCCATGGCACTCACGCACCGAGCCGTTGGCGCGGCGCTGGAGGATCAGCGGCTCCAGCCGCTGCAGCTGCGCCTCGGTCCACCGCTCCAGGGCGCGCAGCTCGGCGCGCAGCGCGGCCGCCGCCGGCAACGCTTCCAGGGCCCGGAAGTTGGCGCGCATGGGCTCGGCCACCGCCTCCAGGGTGCCGTACTCGCTCTCCTCCCCGGCTGCCGGCAGCCCCGCATGGAAGCGCGCCACGGTCTCGGCCAGCCGCTCGACGGCGTCGGCGGGCAGGCGCCCCTCGCGCAGCAAGCGGCTCATCAGCTCGTTCTCGGGGAAGCGGCGCATGAGCACGGCGTGCTCCAGCACAGTGCCGTCGCCGTCGACGCGCGGCTCGCCGGGAGTGCCGACGATCGGAACCCGGCGCAGGTAGATCTGCGGGGCCAGCCGGCCGTTAAGGCGGATCTCTTCTTCGCAGAAGTAGCGGCGTCGCTCCAGATTAGAGAAGTCCAGGAAGCCAAGGTCCAGCGGCTTCTTGAGTTTGACCACGTAATCCCCGGCGAGCAGCACCGTGGAGATGTGGGTCTCGATGCGCTCGACGCTGTGCACCGGCCACGGGTAGCAGGCGGGGTCCTTCAGGGCCTCGGCCAGGGCCCGGTGGGCATCCAGGGTACTGATCGGATCCGACACGGCTAGGCACTCCTCCTGTTGCTCGCTCCATCCAGCTTGCCGGCTTCAGCCGCTCGCCTCCAGTCTGTATCCTCTCCCCCCATGATCGAACAGAATGAGACAGCTCGCCCGGGAGACGGCCTGGACTGGTCGGCAGTGCTCGACAGCCTGCCCTTCAATGCCGACGGCCTCCTGCCAGCGATCGCTCAGCAGCACGACAGCAACGAGGTGCTGATGCTCGCCTGGATGAACCGGGAAGCCCTGGAGGAAACCCTACAGACCGGCCGCGTTTGTTACTACTCCCGTTCACGCGGGACGCTCTGGCGCAAGGGCGAATCTTCGGGGCAGGTGCAGTATCTGCGCGAGCTGCGTCTCGACTGTGACGGCGACACCCTCCTGCTGCGGGTGGACCAGCAGGGACCGGCCTGCCATACGGGGCGGCGCACCTGTTTCTACAACGTGGTGCAGGGCGACCGGTTGGTGGTCAGCGAGCCGCCCCAGGTCGACCCGCAGGCGCTGTACGGCGACTCGCGTAACTAGAGGCGGGCAGCGACCGCACCCCGGACGCTGGTCACCACCGCGAAGAGGGCCGTGGCACTGACCACGATGGCCGGCCCGGTGGGCAGATCCCAACGGAACGATCCGGCCAACCCCCCCAGCACCGCCAGCGCGCCGATCAGTGCCGCTACGACCGCCATCTGCTCCGGGGTCCGCGCGAAGGCCCGCGCCGCGGCAGCGGGGATAATCAGCATGGAGATCACCAGCAGGATGCCGACAATCTGCATGGCCAGGGCGATGGTCGCCGCCACCAGGGCCATGAAGACGAGCTGAACCGGCAGCACGCGCACCCCCTCCACCCGCGCCATCTCCTCGTGCAGCGTGAGGCTGAGCAGCGGCCGCCAGATACCCACCAGGGTGGCGAGTACCAGCACCCCGCCGCCGTAGATCCAGTAGAGATCTGTGGGCGTCACCGCCAGGATATCGCCGAAGAGATACCCCATCAGATCGACGCGCAGCCCTTCCATGAAGGCGATGGCCACGAGCCCGAGGGACAGGGAGCTGTGCGCCAGGATGCCGAGCACCGTATCGCTGGCTAGCCGCTGGTACTGGCGCAGAACGACCAGCAGCACCGCCACAACGACACACACCACCAGGATGCCGAGGTTGAGGTTGATGCCGAAGAGAAACCCCAGGGCCACGCCCAGCAACGCGGAGTGCGCCAGGGTCTCGCCGAAGTAGGCCATCCGCCGCCAGACCACGAAGCTACCCAGGGGTCCGGCGACCATGGCCAGGCCCAGGCCGGCGGCCAGCGCGGTGAGGATGAATTCATCCACGGTCACCTCCCGCCGGGCCGTGCGCCGGATGATCATGGTGGTCGTGAGGGAACACCCCGGTATCCGGCCCCAGGTGAGAACCGAAGAGCTTTTGGTACTCCGGGTGCTCGATCACCGATGCCGGCGCACCGCGGCAAGCGATCCGGCCATGCTCGAGGCAGAGCACCTCGTCACTGGCCGCCATGACCAGGTTCAGGTCGTGGGAGATGACCACCACGGCACAGCCGTAGCGATCCCGGAGCGTGCCGATCAGCCGATAGAGGGCTCCCTGGCTGCGCCCGTCCAGGCCCGCCGCCGGCTCATCGAGCGCCAGCACCGAGGGGTGCTGGAGCAGCGCACGGGCGAGCAGGATGCGGCGCATCTCGCCGCCGGAGAGCCCCTGCAGGGGTTGATCGAGGAGCCCCGCCACGCCGGTGTCCGCCACGACCTCCTGCCAACGGGCGGCGTCCGCGCGCCCGGACAGCGCCATGAACCGCCGCGCCGTAATGGGCAGGTTGACGTCCACGGAGAAGTGCTGCGGCACGTAGCCGATGCGCACCCGGGATGCCCGCCGCACCTGCCCTGCAGACGGATGCGTGAGCCCGATCACCACCCGCAACAAGGTGGTCTTTCCGGCGCCGTTGTTGCCGACGAGCGTCGTGATCCGTCCAGCCACGACGTCCAGACTGACATCCTGCAGGATCGAACGCCCGCTGAAGGCCACGGCCACGTCCTGCAGGCGGATCAACGCGGATGGACCGGACGCCTGCATGGCTAACCGCTGCACCGGGGGCATACACCTTCGAGTTCAACCACGGCGGAATCGGCCTGAAACCCAAGCTGCCCGGCCTTTTGCCGGAGCAGCTGGGCCACGTCGTCGTCGGCGAGCTCGGCCACCGCAGCACAGGAGCGGCAGACGAGCAGCTGCACGGGGTGGACATGCCCCGGATCGCCGCAACCGACGTAAGCGTTGAGCGACTCGACACGATGGATCAGCCCTTCCTGGAGCAGGAAGTCGAGGGTGCGATAGACCGTCGGCGG
Coding sequences:
- a CDS encoding AAA family ATPase is translated as MSDPISTLDAHRALAEALKDPACYPWPVHSVERIETHISTVLLAGDYVVKLKKPLDLGFLDFSNLERRRYFCEEEIRLNGRLAPQIYLRRVPIVGTPGEPRVDGDGTVLEHAVLMRRFPENELMSRLLREGRLPADAVERLAETVARFHAGLPAAGEESEYGTLEAVAEPMRANFRALEALPAAAALRAELRALERWTEAQLQRLEPLILQRRANGSVRECHGDLHLGNVAWHDDAPIIFDGIEFNPALRWIDTASEIAFTVMDLDFEGARRMRYRFLDRYLEHSGDYQALPLLPLYAVYRALVRAKINGHEAEQGAGCAAREALAEHVQLAHGYTAAQTPELVITYGLSGSGKSTRARRLVEERGFVRLRSDVERKRLFGLDPRARSDSALDSGLYTPEATQRTYERLQEQAERALEAGFSVVVDAAFLKAERRRPFLELAARTGCRFRILHVRADEQTLRERLRKRLAEGRDPSEADEAVLDAQLRTAQPPSGEEAAFVETVDADG
- a CDS encoding ATP-binding cassette domain-containing protein; this encodes MIRLQDVAVAFSGRSILQDVSLDVVAGRITTLVGNNGAGKTTLLRVVIGLTHPSAGQVRRASRVRIGYVPQHFSVDVNLPITARRFMALSGRADAARWQEVVADTGVAGLLDQPLQGLSGGEMRRILLARALLQHPSVLALDEPAAGLDGRSQGALYRLIGTLRDRYGCAVVVISHDLNLVMAASDEVLCLEHGRIACRGAPASVIEHPEYQKLFGSHLGPDTGVFPHDHHDHPAHGPAGGDRG
- the hisI gene encoding phosphoribosyl-AMP cyclohydrolase, whose protein sequence is MIEQNETARPGDGLDWSAVLDSLPFNADGLLPAIAQQHDSNEVLMLAWMNREALEETLQTGRVCYYSRSRGTLWRKGESSGQVQYLRELRLDCDGDTLLLRVDQQGPACHTGRRTCFYNVVQGDRLVVSEPPQVDPQALYGDSRN
- a CDS encoding Fur family transcriptional regulator, encoding MRNNGEHDMARLHRPLVTGFPGDDHDHGVCRETVLATADAICRGRGMRFTRLRRRVLELIWDEHRPVKAYELLDRLRAERTGAAPPTVYRTLDFLLQEGLIHRVESLNAYVGCGDPGHVHPVQLLVCRSCAAVAELADDDVAQLLRQKAGQLGFQADSAVVELEGVCPRCSG
- the znuB gene encoding zinc ABC transporter permease subunit ZnuB, producing MIIRRTARREVTVDEFILTALAAGLGLAMVAGPLGSFVVWRRMAYFGETLAHSALLGVALGFLFGINLNLGILVVCVVVAVLLVVLRQYQRLASDTVLGILAHSSLSLGLVAIAFMEGLRVDLMGYLFGDILAVTPTDLYWIYGGGVLVLATLVGIWRPLLSLTLHEEMARVEGVRVLPVQLVFMALVAATIALAMQIVGILLVISMLIIPAAAARAFARTPEQMAVVAALIGALAVLGGLAGSFRWDLPTGPAIVVSATALFAVVTSVRGAVAARL